In one Salipiger abyssi genomic region, the following are encoded:
- a CDS encoding BufA1 family periplasmic bufferin-type metallophore, with the protein MSNKVKSAALMGAVAAALTMTAHVAQAQEKEKCFGVALAGQNDCAAGPGTTCAGTSKVDYQGNAWTLVDAGTCMEVELPAMMDGTERMGSLEALDRDLPQS; encoded by the coding sequence ATGTCGAACAAAGTGAAATCCGCCGCGCTTATGGGCGCTGTCGCCGCCGCTCTGACCATGACCGCGCATGTGGCTCAGGCTCAGGAGAAAGAGAAATGCTTCGGTGTCGCGCTGGCCGGCCAGAACGACTGCGCCGCCGGCCCCGGCACCACCTGCGCCGGCACCTCCAAGGTCGATTATCAGGGCAATGCCTGGACGCTGGTCGATGCCGGCACCTGCATGGAGGTCGAGCTGCCGGCGATGATGGACGGCACCGAGCGCATGGGTTCGCTCGAAGCGCTCGACCGCGATCTGCCGCAATCGTGA
- the bufB gene encoding MNIO family bufferin maturase codes for MTRTILPAAPGVGYKPQHFDDILAGAAPVQWLEIHAENYMGDGGRPLAQLRALAERFAISVHGVGLSIGGEGALDPDHLARLTHLIGWLNPASFSEHLAWSTHDSAFLNDLLPLPYTDATLSRVVAHIDQVQEALGRPMLLENPSSYLAFAESSWEEPAFLREIARRSGCGLLLDVNNVFVSATNLGFTPQSYIDAFPLELVGEIHVGGHDTDEDDHGAPLLIDSHGREVADPVWALLDYTLARSGPKPVLIEWDTDVPDWSVLAEEARRADEALSRLRIAA; via the coding sequence ATGACACGTACCATTCTGCCCGCCGCGCCGGGCGTCGGCTACAAGCCGCAGCATTTCGACGACATCCTTGCCGGTGCCGCGCCGGTGCAATGGCTGGAGATCCATGCCGAGAACTACATGGGCGACGGTGGCCGCCCGCTGGCGCAGCTCCGCGCGCTGGCCGAGCGCTTTGCCATCTCGGTGCATGGTGTCGGCCTCTCCATCGGCGGCGAAGGCGCGCTCGACCCTGACCACCTCGCGCGGCTGACGCATCTCATCGGCTGGCTGAACCCGGCGAGCTTTTCCGAACATCTCGCCTGGTCCACCCATGACAGCGCGTTCCTGAACGACCTGCTGCCGCTGCCCTATACCGACGCCACGCTGAGCCGGGTGGTCGCGCATATCGACCAGGTGCAGGAGGCGCTGGGCCGGCCCATGCTGCTGGAAAACCCCTCCTCTTATCTCGCCTTCGCCGAGAGCAGCTGGGAAGAGCCCGCATTCCTGCGCGAGATCGCCCGGCGCAGCGGCTGCGGGTTGCTGCTCGACGTCAACAATGTCTTTGTCTCCGCCACCAATCTCGGTTTCACGCCGCAGAGCTATATCGACGCCTTCCCGCTGGAGCTGGTGGGCGAGATCCATGTCGGCGGCCATGACACGGATGAGGACGACCACGGCGCGCCGCTGCTGATCGACAGCCACGGGCGCGAGGTGGCCGATCCGGTCTGGGCGCTGCTCGATTACACGCTGGCGCGCTCGGGGCCGAAACCGGTTCTCATCGAATGGGACACCGACGTGCCCGACTGGTCCGTGCTGGCCGAAGAGGCCCGCAGGGCGGATGAGGCGCTCTCCCGGCTGAGGATCGCCGCATGA
- a CDS encoding HvfC/BufC N-terminal domain-containing protein has product MSQTAFHNALLDATRPVPQNLTDGMGRPAGRRYAVYRNNVAVSLSEALATGFPATAALLGETNFARLSARFLRQHPPTSPLLLHYGAGFPAFLDGIDGLGRLPFLSDIARLDLVLRRAYHAADAQPIAPEALAALDAETLPAARLHLVPAVQLLASRWPLVEIRAYALGERTAPPASAAQDVIVTRPGFDPRPHPLPAQGFAFATALRSGMRLGDAVTQCGPGFDPAATLALLLANGAIAAIDTGGAE; this is encoded by the coding sequence ATGAGCCAGACCGCATTCCATAACGCGCTGCTCGACGCCACGCGCCCGGTGCCGCAGAACCTCACCGACGGCATGGGCCGCCCCGCCGGGCGCCGATATGCGGTCTATCGCAACAATGTCGCGGTCTCGCTGAGCGAGGCGCTCGCCACCGGCTTTCCCGCAACCGCCGCGCTGCTGGGCGAGACGAATTTCGCTCGGCTATCCGCCCGCTTTCTGCGCCAGCACCCGCCCACCTCGCCGCTGCTCCTGCATTACGGCGCCGGCTTCCCAGCCTTTCTCGACGGAATCGACGGGCTGGGCCGCCTGCCCTTCCTCTCCGATATCGCCCGGCTCGACCTCGTCCTGCGCCGCGCCTATCACGCCGCCGATGCGCAGCCCATCGCGCCCGAGGCGCTCGCCGCGCTCGATGCCGAAACCTTGCCTGCCGCCCGCCTGCACCTCGTACCCGCCGTGCAGCTCCTCGCATCGCGCTGGCCCCTCGTGGAGATCCGCGCCTATGCGCTGGGTGAGCGCACCGCGCCGCCCGCAAGCGCCGCACAGGATGTCATCGTCACCCGGCCCGGCTTCGACCCGCGGCCACACCCCCTGCCCGCACAAGGCTTTGCCTTCGCCACCGCCCTGCGTTCCGGCATGCGGCTCGGCGATGCGGTCACGCAATGCGGCCCCGGCTTCGACCCCGCCGCCACCCTCGCGCTGCTGCTGGCCAATGGCGCCATCGCCGCCATCGACACCGGAGGCGCAGAATGA
- a CDS encoding DoxX family protein: MTPRLTLYDRATQRLALYGDGALPLLARFTFAATLLVYFWASARTKIGDGVLGLLRPSTGAYAQIFPRQFEAAGYDASQLGALHWLVTVAGTWAEILLPLLIAAGLFTRLAALGMAGFVAVQSLTDLYGHGGIAHAETLGAWFDRMPDALILDQRLLWLLCLAVLVMKGGGWLSADRLLLRRRATA, translated from the coding sequence ATGACCCCGCGTCTCACCCTCTATGACCGCGCGACCCAGAGGCTTGCGCTCTATGGCGACGGCGCGCTGCCACTGCTCGCCCGCTTCACCTTCGCCGCCACGCTGCTGGTCTATTTCTGGGCCTCGGCACGCACCAAGATCGGCGACGGGGTCTTGGGCCTGCTCCGCCCCTCCACCGGCGCCTATGCGCAGATCTTTCCCAGACAGTTCGAGGCGGCGGGCTACGATGCCAGCCAGCTCGGCGCGCTGCACTGGCTGGTGACCGTCGCCGGCACCTGGGCCGAGATCCTGCTGCCGCTGCTCATCGCCGCCGGGCTCTTCACCCGGCTCGCGGCACTCGGCATGGCGGGCTTTGTCGCGGTGCAGAGCCTCACCGATCTCTACGGCCATGGCGGCATCGCCCATGCCGAAACCCTCGGCGCATGGTTCGACCGCATGCCCGATGCGCTGATCCTCGATCAGCGGCTGCTTTGGCTGCTCTGCCTCGCGGTGCTGGTGATGAAAGGCGGCGGCTGGCTCTCTGCCGACCGGCTGCTGCTCCGCCGCCGCGCGACCGCCTAG
- a CDS encoding ArsC/Spx/MgsR family protein, translating into MRLYGLKNCDTCRKALKALPQAELVDVRADGISPDLLARAYETFGEKLVNTRSTTWRGLSEAERATPPLELLQQYPALMKRPLIEDGGRLYLGWDKTVQAALSAQV; encoded by the coding sequence ATGCGACTATACGGGCTGAAGAACTGCGATACCTGCCGCAAGGCGCTGAAAGCACTGCCGCAGGCGGAGCTTGTGGATGTGCGGGCAGACGGGATTTCACCGGATCTGCTGGCGCGGGCCTATGAAACCTTCGGTGAAAAGCTGGTGAACACCCGCTCGACCACCTGGCGCGGGCTTTCCGAGGCGGAGCGCGCGACGCCGCCGCTGGAGCTCTTGCAGCAGTATCCGGCGCTGATGAAGCGCCCGCTCATCGAGGATGGCGGGCGGCTCTATCTGGGTTGGGACAAGACGGTGCAGGCGGCGCTTTCGGCGCAGGTCTAG
- a CDS encoding cold-shock protein: protein MPNGTVKWFNTTKGYGFIAPDEGGKDVFVHISAVERSGLTGLADNQKVSYELKEGRDGRMMASDLKTL from the coding sequence ATGCCGAACGGCACCGTGAAATGGTTCAACACGACCAAAGGCTATGGCTTTATTGCGCCGGACGAAGGCGGCAAGGACGTATTTGTACATATCTCGGCGGTCGAACGCTCGGGACTGACCGGCCTCGCCGACAATCAGAAGGTGAGCTACGAGCTCAAGGAAGGCCGCGACGGTCGCATGATGGCCTCCGATCTCAAGACCCTCTGA